From Pseudothermotoga thermarum DSM 5069, a single genomic window includes:
- a CDS encoding efflux RND transporter permease subunit, translating into MRYKYTLITLALFAICAFVVVSKIKIDSSYLVFLPGYKYGQSFEKVKSEYVKALVEVSEKFSDGAQLLVVLYSKDTFFDEKKILKLSELQNKLLSLEGVKSILSVLNYPFKKPYFDGQSLSKEILFDEESKNFISSDGKYVVLSCVLKANKDLKFNPQVIREIKKVLSDYGEFSPLLFGESVINYHLFQEILRQSSIYPTIMFFVIFIIFYFQTRSFVASLIALCYPVISIVVVLAVALSFGMVLNVMTVMSVSFLIIIGSAYGLHFYNGVLRFKKDVRKHMFRPIFYSMVTTAIGFLSFLFVKIQAFRELGMLVSSGLAVDFILLFTSGYELLSKTAQEIVKPPIFLKISSRKIGMAIFVLVLLAAISSPLLLKNILVGMDQVMYFDKKSEIRRATEILRNYFSYREPIYVMLEKSSPFNLKDGETVLEIIDKLNKLNGVSSVQFPTSFSLPSLIIARRFQPAVSFFVADNRTIRLVVNMTPEGYTKSLQLKSEIEKILKDYEYSYTLASVAFVVEEINSQIVKNQLETLFVSLIFIFVAVLAAFRKFVLSWTILVPIFATALMNFAFMSLLKVRLEISTSMVASILIGLVVDYSIHLAHDLRMTEDIDQTIRNIALPIFTNALGLIAGFTVLFFSKLALFRNVSVLLCLGIAFGCLFTIFSQPMILQKVLIMKKQS; encoded by the coding sequence ATGCGGTACAAGTACACGTTGATAACTTTAGCTTTATTTGCAATTTGCGCGTTCGTTGTTGTAAGCAAGATAAAGATAGATTCAAGCTATCTGGTTTTTTTGCCTGGATACAAGTACGGTCAAAGCTTTGAAAAAGTCAAAAGTGAGTATGTCAAGGCGTTGGTCGAGGTTTCTGAAAAATTTTCAGACGGAGCTCAGCTTCTTGTTGTCTTGTATTCCAAAGACACTTTTTTCGATGAGAAGAAAATATTGAAGCTGTCTGAGCTTCAAAATAAATTGTTGAGCTTGGAAGGCGTAAAAAGCATTTTGAGTGTTTTGAATTACCCATTTAAAAAGCCATACTTCGATGGGCAAAGTTTGAGCAAAGAAATATTGTTTGATGAAGAATCGAAAAATTTCATATCTTCCGATGGAAAATACGTTGTTTTAAGCTGTGTACTCAAAGCAAATAAGGATCTAAAATTCAATCCACAAGTTATAAGGGAGATTAAAAAAGTTTTGTCGGACTACGGTGAATTTTCACCTTTGCTTTTTGGTGAATCCGTGATCAATTATCACCTGTTCCAAGAAATTTTAAGGCAATCTTCCATTTATCCGACGATCATGTTCTTCGTCATATTCATCATTTTCTATTTCCAAACTCGTTCTTTTGTTGCCTCTTTGATAGCGCTGTGTTATCCTGTTATCTCGATAGTTGTAGTTTTAGCGGTTGCTTTGAGTTTTGGAATGGTTTTGAATGTTATGACTGTCATGTCTGTTTCGTTTTTAATAATCATCGGCTCGGCCTATGGTTTACATTTCTACAACGGTGTGCTGAGATTTAAAAAAGACGTCAGAAAGCACATGTTCAGACCTATTTTCTATTCAATGGTTACAACCGCAATAGGTTTTCTGTCTTTTCTTTTTGTAAAAATACAAGCTTTTAGAGAACTTGGAATGCTTGTTTCCTCGGGGTTAGCCGTGGATTTTATCCTTCTTTTTACCAGTGGTTATGAACTTTTGAGTAAGACAGCTCAAGAAATTGTAAAACCCCCAATATTTTTGAAGATAAGTTCAAGAAAGATTGGTATGGCAATTTTTGTCTTGGTTTTGCTTGCAGCGATCTCAAGTCCTTTGCTTTTGAAGAACATTCTCGTTGGTATGGACCAGGTCATGTACTTCGACAAAAAAAGTGAAATTCGAAGGGCAACGGAAATTCTAAGAAACTATTTTTCTTACAGAGAGCCGATTTATGTGATGTTGGAAAAATCTTCTCCTTTCAATTTAAAAGATGGAGAAACAGTTTTAGAAATAATCGATAAACTGAACAAATTGAACGGAGTTTCTTCGGTTCAATTTCCAACTTCTTTCTCACTACCATCTTTGATAATTGCCAGAAGGTTTCAACCAGCTGTTTCTTTCTTCGTTGCAGACAATCGAACCATTAGGTTGGTTGTGAACATGACACCTGAGGGTTACACAAAATCGTTGCAACTTAAAAGCGAAATTGAAAAGATTTTGAAAGATTACGAGTATTCTTACACTTTAGCGAGTGTTGCGTTTGTTGTTGAGGAAATAAATTCACAAATTGTTAAAAACCAGCTTGAAACTTTGTTCGTGAGTTTGATCTTCATATTTGTCGCGGTTTTGGCAGCTTTCAGAAAATTTGTTTTATCTTGGACAATTCTTGTTCCAATTTTTGCAACGGCTTTGATGAATTTTGCATTCATGTCTTTGTTAAAGGTTCGACTAGAAATTTCTACATCTATGGTGGCGAGCATTTTGATTGGATTGGTGGTTGATTATTCCATTCATCTAGCACACGATCTTCGCATGACTGAGGATATCGATCAAACGATTAGAAATATTGCGCTACCTATTTTTACAAACGCACTTGGTTTGATAGCAGGTTTTACTGTGTTGTTTTTCTCAAAACTTGCGCTTTTTAGAAATGTTTCTGTTTTGCTTTGCCTTGGTATAGCTTTTGGCTGTTTGTTCACGATTTTCTCTCAACCTATGATTTTGCAAAAAGTACTTATTATGAAAAAACAATCTTGA
- a CDS encoding SDR family oxidoreductase, with amino-acid sequence MILVTGATGHLGNVLVRLLVVSNKKVRVLVLPNEDLKPLEDLNVEIVRGDVRDFEAVNKACKNVEVVYHLAAVISIFGKSKLVYEVNVEGTKNVLRACMKNRVSRMLYVSSVHAFAELAKGSLIDENVPIDPKLVTGHYAKSKAMATQEVLKAVKEGFDAVLIFPTGIIGPYDWRLSEMGSLIVYFCGGMLKLAVGGGFDFVDVRDVAKAMILALEKADRGEKFILSGEYVTIRALIEMLERIVGKKPRVIFLPNWTAYLVAMAAIPYYKLKNQKPLLTFYSVFALSRGYIYSNQKARQKLDFSPMPVFESLKDAVDWFAENGYVVTRSR; translated from the coding sequence ATGATTTTGGTTACGGGTGCAACAGGGCATCTGGGGAACGTGCTTGTGAGGTTGCTGGTTGTTTCGAACAAAAAGGTCCGGGTTCTGGTTCTTCCAAATGAAGATTTGAAACCTTTGGAAGATTTAAACGTGGAAATTGTAAGGGGCGATGTGAGGGATTTTGAAGCCGTCAACAAAGCGTGTAAAAATGTAGAAGTAGTTTATCACTTGGCAGCCGTGATTTCAATTTTTGGAAAAAGCAAACTTGTGTACGAAGTTAATGTTGAAGGAACTAAAAATGTTTTGCGTGCTTGCATGAAAAATCGGGTTTCGAGAATGTTGTATGTAAGTTCAGTGCATGCCTTTGCCGAATTGGCAAAAGGTTCACTTATCGATGAGAACGTTCCAATCGATCCCAAGCTTGTAACCGGCCATTATGCAAAATCCAAAGCGATGGCAACGCAGGAAGTTTTGAAAGCCGTAAAAGAAGGATTTGATGCCGTTTTAATCTTTCCAACAGGCATAATAGGACCATACGATTGGCGTTTATCCGAAATGGGTTCTTTGATCGTTTACTTTTGTGGTGGAATGTTGAAATTAGCAGTTGGTGGAGGATTTGACTTTGTGGATGTTCGTGATGTAGCTAAAGCCATGATCTTGGCTTTAGAAAAAGCCGATCGTGGCGAGAAATTTATCTTAAGCGGCGAATATGTAACCATAAGGGCACTCATAGAGATGCTTGAAAGAATAGTTGGTAAGAAACCAAGAGTAATATTCTTGCCAAACTGGACGGCTTACCTGGTTGCAATGGCAGCGATTCCCTATTACAAACTTAAAAACCAAAAACCGTTGCTAACCTTTTACAGCGTTTTTGCTTTAAGCAGAGGATACATTTATTCAAACCAGAAGGCACGTCAAAAACTTGACTTTTCGCCGATGCCAGTCTTTGAATCTTTAAAAGATGCTGTTGATTGGTTCGCTGAAAACGGTTACGTTGTCACTCGCTCTCGCTGA
- a CDS encoding methylglyoxal synthase → MGKTVKMSSKKRIALIAHDRMKKDLAEWVLFNKGTLSKHELFATGTTGAMIEEITGLKVTKFKSGPLGGDQQIGAKIAEGEIDILIFFWDPLEPLAHDVDIKALIRLATVYNIPVAINRSTADFLISSPLMHGEYEKIQPDYETQLSRRIQQVISESE, encoded by the coding sequence ATGGGAAAAACTGTTAAAATGTCTTCCAAAAAAAGGATAGCATTAATCGCTCACGACAGAATGAAGAAAGATTTGGCTGAGTGGGTGCTTTTCAACAAAGGAACATTGTCGAAGCATGAGCTTTTTGCCACTGGAACAACCGGAGCAATGATAGAGGAAATAACCGGTTTGAAAGTGACAAAGTTTAAAAGTGGTCCACTTGGTGGAGATCAGCAGATAGGCGCAAAGATTGCTGAAGGCGAGATAGATATTTTGATCTTCTTTTGGGATCCACTGGAGCCTCTCGCTCACGATGTTGACATCAAGGCTTTGATAAGACTTGCAACAGTTTACAACATACCTGTGGCGATAAACAGATCAACAGCGGATTTTTTGATATCCTCTCCTTTGATGCACGGAGAGTACGAGAAAATACAACCCGATTACGAAACACAACTTTCAAGAAGGATTCAACAAGTTATCAGCGAGAGCGAGTGA
- a CDS encoding alpha/beta fold hydrolase — protein sequence MKKFLLLLIIALVETKLFDCDVLIAKYGNKKLDRSVYSFEIVDGIKIAYRRIGQGELLVLIHGFMGNSSNFEVIFEKLSKDFTVVAIDLPGFGLSEKDPLKPLSKRYLASVVSSLVDKLGFSSCSVLGHSMGGEVAMWVALDKPSTVKKLILVNSTGKVEESTSYPNLLGIPFFQIFARLVFFNYWFLKKTWLDMLVVKENFDEEYFLKNYSLMYRTPHKVIENLAKNSDTQLLIQKIEQITTPTLIIWGDRDFLVPLENALWFLEKIKNSKLLVINEAGHLPFIDKPEQFANSVRSFLLEE from the coding sequence GTGAAAAAATTCTTGTTACTTTTAATAATCGCTTTAGTTGAAACAAAGCTTTTTGACTGTGATGTTTTAATTGCAAAATATGGTAACAAAAAGCTCGATCGAAGTGTTTACTCTTTCGAAATTGTGGATGGAATAAAAATTGCCTATCGAAGGATAGGACAAGGTGAACTGCTTGTTTTGATTCACGGCTTTATGGGCAATTCAAGCAATTTTGAGGTTATCTTTGAAAAGCTTTCCAAAGATTTCACTGTTGTGGCAATTGATCTACCTGGTTTTGGGCTGTCAGAGAAAGATCCTTTAAAACCCCTTTCTAAAAGATATCTTGCCAGCGTTGTTTCCAGCTTAGTCGATAAACTCGGATTTTCCAGTTGTTCAGTCCTAGGACATTCAATGGGTGGAGAAGTGGCGATGTGGGTTGCTTTGGATAAGCCGAGTACCGTGAAAAAGTTGATATTGGTCAACAGTACCGGAAAAGTCGAAGAGTCAACTTCTTACCCAAATTTGCTTGGTATCCCTTTCTTTCAAATTTTTGCCAGGCTTGTTTTCTTCAACTATTGGTTTCTCAAGAAAACCTGGCTTGATATGCTGGTTGTTAAAGAAAACTTCGATGAAGAGTATTTTCTTAAAAATTATTCTTTGATGTATCGAACTCCTCACAAGGTAATAGAAAATCTGGCAAAAAATTCAGATACACAGCTTTTGATTCAAAAAATAGAGCAAATCACAACACCAACTTTAATCATATGGGGAGATCGAGATTTTTTAGTTCCACTTGAAAACGCTCTGTGGTTTTTGGAAAAAATCAAAAATTCAAAGTTACTCGTAATAAACGAGGCAGGACATTTACCGTTCATAGACAAACCGGAGCAGTTTGCAAATTCGGTTAGAAGCTTTTTGCTTGAAGAATAA
- the lpdA gene encoding dihydrolipoyl dehydrogenase, whose protein sequence is MSTYDVAVIGAGPGGYVAAIKLAQHGKKVVLFEKNFLGGTCTNVGCIPTKALLTSAHLYSEIMEKSTQLGINVEKVSFDFPTIMSHMRKVVQMSQKGIEYLLKKNGVEVVFKEAVVLSPNQVKAADKIFEARNLVIATGSTPTIVPPFNEVPGIWTSDDVFKMNELPKSVLIVGGGVIGIELATFFSALRVPVAIVELMPHILPTEEKEAAEVVAKVLKRRGVEIYEQSKVTAVEITKDGYLCKIETKNGQVEKAAEKVIVAVGRKPFIPESVKALGLTIEKGIKTDDRMKTSIPNVYAIGDVKGQIMLAHVAMYEAVVAAKNICGEEVRMDYSAVPSVIFSNPEIASVGLKEKDVDPEKVKVFSFPFSANGRARTMLEREGFVKVIADKDSLTILGMTIVGPNATEMIMEGVVAVKNKLNAHQLEQSIHPHPTLAESILGALEGIVEKPIHL, encoded by the coding sequence ATGTCGACGTACGATGTTGCCGTGATTGGAGCAGGTCCAGGAGGTTATGTGGCGGCGATAAAGCTTGCCCAGCATGGTAAAAAAGTAGTCTTGTTTGAAAAAAACTTTTTAGGTGGAACTTGCACAAACGTAGGTTGCATTCCAACAAAGGCTTTGCTTACCAGCGCGCATTTGTATTCGGAAATAATGGAAAAATCAACGCAGCTTGGCATCAACGTTGAAAAGGTTTCGTTTGACTTTCCAACGATTATGTCCCACATGAGAAAAGTTGTTCAGATGTCACAAAAGGGAATCGAGTATCTGTTGAAGAAAAACGGTGTTGAAGTGGTTTTCAAAGAAGCGGTCGTTCTTTCGCCAAATCAAGTCAAGGCTGCGGATAAGATTTTTGAGGCAAGGAATCTTGTCATAGCCACTGGATCTACTCCAACAATTGTACCACCTTTTAACGAGGTTCCTGGTATTTGGACAAGTGATGATGTTTTCAAAATGAACGAACTTCCAAAGAGCGTTTTGATAGTTGGAGGCGGAGTTATAGGGATAGAGCTTGCAACCTTCTTTTCAGCTTTAAGAGTTCCGGTGGCCATCGTTGAGTTGATGCCGCACATACTTCCCACGGAAGAAAAGGAAGCGGCAGAAGTTGTCGCAAAAGTTCTTAAAAGAAGAGGAGTTGAAATATACGAACAATCAAAAGTTACGGCGGTTGAGATCACAAAAGACGGTTATCTGTGCAAAATAGAAACAAAAAATGGTCAAGTTGAAAAGGCTGCGGAAAAGGTGATTGTAGCAGTTGGAAGAAAACCGTTCATTCCTGAAAGTGTAAAAGCCCTCGGATTAACGATTGAAAAAGGTATAAAAACTGACGATAGAATGAAAACCAGCATACCAAATGTTTATGCTATAGGAGACGTCAAAGGACAAATCATGCTTGCGCATGTTGCCATGTACGAAGCAGTTGTTGCCGCAAAGAATATTTGCGGGGAAGAAGTAAGGATGGATTATTCCGCGGTTCCAAGTGTGATCTTTTCCAACCCAGAGATAGCAAGTGTTGGTTTGAAGGAAAAGGATGTTGATCCAGAAAAGGTTAAGGTCTTCTCGTTCCCATTCAGCGCAAATGGTAGGGCAAGAACAATGCTTGAACGCGAAGGATTTGTAAAAGTGATTGCGGATAAAGATTCTTTAACAATACTTGGGATGACCATAGTTGGTCCAAACGCGACGGAAATGATAATGGAAGGAGTTGTAGCAGTGAAAAACAAGTTGAACGCTCATCAACTTGAGCAGTCCATCCACCCGCATCCAACTTTGGCAGAATCCATACTTGGAGCGTTGGAAGGAATCGTTGAAAAGCCAATCCATCTTTGA
- a CDS encoding (2Fe-2S)-binding protein — MGKLVRRMSSHPILEIEEKRKVKIYFEGKELEAFEGETIASALVANGIDVFGYTENGRPRGFYCAIGKCSSCLMIVDGVPNVRTCITPVKDGMKIQRQYGRGEVL, encoded by the coding sequence GTGGGAAAATTGGTCAGGCGTATGTCATCCCATCCGATATTGGAAATCGAAGAAAAAAGAAAGGTGAAAATTTACTTCGAAGGTAAAGAACTAGAAGCTTTTGAAGGTGAAACCATAGCCTCTGCGCTCGTTGCGAACGGAATAGATGTCTTTGGATACACTGAAAATGGGCGTCCGCGAGGTTTTTACTGTGCCATAGGCAAATGTTCCTCTTGCTTGATGATAGTCGACGGTGTTCCAAACGTCAGAACGTGTATCACACCCGTGAAAGATGGTATGAAAATCCAAAGGCAATACGGCAGGGGTGAGGTTTTGTGA
- a CDS encoding FAD-dependent oxidoreductase, producing the protein MITTDLLVVGGGPAGLSAAVEAAKREVKVLIVDEGVQLGGQLVKQTHKFFGHEGFYASVRGYEIAEKLISQLNENVTVKKMTTVIGIYEDVVAAYDRQEDVVFKIKPRYILLATGASERFIAFENNHLPGVYGAGAVQTLMNQFKVLPGKRVLMVGSGNIGLIVSYQLLQAGAEVVAIVEIADKVGGYDVHARKVKRLGVPILLRHTIKKAIGTERVEGAIVVAVNENFEPIPGTEKEFAVDTICIAVGLQPSVELAAMAGVKIEYVPELGGFVPYRDEYMRTNVPNIFVAGDLAGIEEATTAMIEGRIVGLVVAKEVRGVDVDEELKNLQRELVEFRSGPFSDKVRKGLQRFYQQQVLPYSKEKQTDLGPVGKLRPIIECFENIPCNPCATSCPKGAIKVPDNINSLPLIDYSKCNGCGICVVKCPGLAIFMVQENYEPGYDLVGIPYEFLPVPEKGWQVVALDEEGKEICDATVVGVVKTKVKTNIVYISVPADYGQKVRSFKLKKVEEKIVCRCEEITEEQIEKAIEEGYTDYEELRRYLRLGMGPCGGRTCRSIVLSILARKAKKPVLENFQPSFRPPVMPVKMESIARGGEE; encoded by the coding sequence GTGATAACGACGGATTTGCTTGTGGTTGGCGGAGGACCAGCCGGATTAAGCGCAGCAGTTGAGGCCGCCAAAAGAGAAGTCAAGGTTCTCATTGTTGATGAAGGCGTTCAGCTCGGTGGACAGCTTGTCAAGCAAACTCACAAATTTTTTGGGCATGAGGGTTTTTACGCGTCTGTTCGAGGTTATGAAATAGCTGAAAAACTCATATCCCAGTTGAACGAGAATGTAACCGTAAAGAAAATGACTACGGTGATAGGAATATATGAAGATGTTGTGGCAGCCTACGATCGGCAGGAAGATGTGGTTTTTAAAATTAAACCAAGATACATTTTGCTTGCCACTGGCGCCAGCGAAAGATTTATCGCTTTTGAGAACAACCATTTGCCAGGTGTGTACGGAGCAGGTGCTGTTCAAACTTTGATGAACCAATTCAAAGTCCTTCCCGGGAAAAGGGTGTTGATGGTTGGATCTGGAAACATAGGACTAATCGTTTCTTACCAGCTTTTGCAAGCGGGGGCGGAAGTTGTCGCGATCGTTGAGATCGCAGATAAAGTCGGTGGATACGATGTTCATGCAAGAAAGGTAAAAAGGCTTGGTGTTCCAATACTGTTAAGGCACACCATAAAAAAGGCCATAGGTACAGAGAGAGTGGAAGGAGCAATAGTAGTCGCAGTAAACGAAAATTTTGAACCTATACCTGGTACCGAAAAAGAGTTTGCCGTCGACACAATATGCATAGCTGTTGGTTTACAACCGAGTGTTGAGTTGGCCGCAATGGCTGGTGTGAAAATAGAGTACGTTCCAGAACTTGGAGGTTTTGTGCCATACAGAGATGAATATATGAGGACCAACGTTCCGAATATTTTTGTCGCAGGTGATCTTGCTGGAATAGAAGAGGCAACTACTGCGATGATTGAAGGAAGAATCGTTGGTCTTGTTGTTGCAAAGGAAGTTCGTGGCGTAGACGTTGATGAAGAACTGAAAAACTTGCAGAGAGAACTTGTTGAATTTAGATCTGGTCCGTTCTCAGATAAGGTGAGGAAAGGTCTTCAAAGATTTTATCAACAGCAAGTTTTGCCTTATTCCAAGGAAAAGCAAACTGATCTTGGTCCAGTTGGAAAGTTAAGACCAATAATCGAATGCTTTGAAAACATCCCATGTAACCCTTGTGCAACATCTTGTCCCAAGGGTGCCATTAAAGTGCCAGATAATATAAACAGCCTACCGTTGATAGACTACTCCAAATGCAATGGATGTGGTATATGCGTTGTGAAATGCCCAGGCTTGGCGATATTCATGGTTCAGGAAAATTATGAACCAGGATACGATCTTGTGGGTATTCCTTACGAATTTTTACCAGTGCCGGAAAAAGGCTGGCAAGTTGTTGCACTGGATGAAGAAGGAAAAGAAATATGCGATGCAACAGTTGTTGGAGTTGTGAAAACGAAGGTAAAGACAAACATAGTTTACATATCTGTTCCGGCAGATTATGGGCAAAAGGTGAGAAGTTTCAAACTCAAGAAGGTGGAGGAAAAAATTGTTTGCCGCTGCGAGGAAATTACGGAAGAGCAAATAGAAAAAGCCATAGAAGAAGGCTATACCGATTATGAAGAACTTAGAAGATACCTTAGGTTGGGTATGGGACCGTGTGGTGGTAGGACGTGTAGATCGATTGTGCTAAGCATTTTGGCAAGGAAAGCGAAGAAACCTGTTCTGGAAAACTTTCAACCTTCCTTTAGGCCACCTGTGATGCCAGTTAAGATGGAATCCATAGCGCGAGGTGGGGAAGAATGA
- a CDS encoding NAD(P)/FAD-dependent oxidoreductase, whose amino-acid sequence MKNSYKVAVIGAGVVGCSVAYHLAKLGINDVVVFDKSYISSGSTGRCAGGIRQQWSSPHNVLLAMRSVKLFEKLESETGMDVEYKQGGYLILSYSEEEAEQFEKNVEMQRELGLDVEILSVKKVKERYPYIDLSGVVLATFCQTDGHANPHLVNFAYAKSARKLGVEIFTHTEVWGIEVKDYEFVLHTTKGKVTAQIVVNAAGPHSREIASMVGVDLPTESYRHQIMVTEPVKNFFDPMAISFSGNFYMRQTKHGQFIMGQGDPNEKPGLNYNVTFEFVEEMCKKMTRIFPFLRNVRIVRHWSGHYNMSPDAQPIIGESTTVKNFYYAVGFSGHGFMLAPAVGEAIAELIAYGKTLHVDLSELNLDRFEKTVVRERNVV is encoded by the coding sequence ATGAAGAATAGCTACAAAGTAGCCGTAATAGGTGCTGGGGTTGTCGGTTGTTCTGTTGCGTACCACTTGGCAAAACTTGGAATTAACGATGTTGTAGTTTTTGATAAAAGCTACATAAGCTCTGGTTCAACCGGTCGATGTGCTGGGGGAATACGTCAGCAGTGGAGTTCTCCCCACAACGTTTTACTTGCGATGAGGAGCGTAAAACTTTTTGAAAAACTCGAATCGGAGACTGGCATGGATGTTGAATACAAGCAGGGAGGATATTTGATCCTTTCTTACAGCGAGGAAGAAGCAGAGCAATTTGAAAAGAACGTAGAGATGCAACGTGAACTAGGACTTGATGTGGAAATATTGTCTGTGAAAAAAGTCAAGGAAAGATATCCTTACATCGATTTATCTGGAGTAGTACTTGCCACATTTTGTCAAACAGACGGGCATGCAAATCCGCACTTGGTGAATTTTGCTTATGCAAAATCTGCTAGAAAACTTGGGGTGGAGATTTTCACCCACACCGAGGTGTGGGGAATAGAAGTCAAAGATTACGAATTTGTGCTTCACACAACTAAAGGAAAAGTAACGGCTCAAATAGTCGTCAACGCTGCTGGTCCACATTCGAGGGAAATTGCTTCGATGGTTGGAGTAGATCTTCCCACTGAAAGTTATAGACATCAAATTATGGTTACAGAACCGGTCAAAAACTTTTTCGACCCGATGGCAATAAGTTTTTCAGGGAACTTTTACATGCGTCAAACCAAACATGGACAATTCATAATGGGACAGGGAGATCCAAACGAAAAGCCGGGGTTGAATTACAATGTCACTTTTGAATTTGTAGAGGAAATGTGCAAAAAAATGACCAGAATTTTCCCATTTTTGAGAAATGTTAGAATAGTTAGACACTGGTCTGGTCATTACAACATGTCACCGGATGCTCAACCAATAATCGGTGAATCTACAACGGTGAAGAACTTTTATTATGCGGTTGGTTTCAGTGGACATGGTTTTATGCTCGCACCAGCCGTTGGTGAAGCGATAGCGGAATTGATAGCTTACGGAAAAACTTTGCATGTTGATTTGTCTGAGTTAAACTTGGATAGATTTGAAAAAACTGTTGTCAGAGAAAGAAATGTCGTTTAG
- a CDS encoding putative holin, whose amino-acid sequence MDLFYAVIWVSLGVGFEYLVGISRLLILQEVVKPAFIFTSLCAALHGPFLSSVVGFLTVIISDVAKEWLIGLGSFLLAVKLAIFGLFVGFTFKKTNRLLISLICCFVIIKVVELILTLWKGVFSFSNFLLDFLNLMLLLTVVPVFWKILVKSFKKPKGGREV is encoded by the coding sequence TTGGACTTATTCTACGCAGTCATTTGGGTATCGCTCGGTGTTGGGTTTGAGTACTTGGTCGGTATATCTAGGCTTTTAATCCTTCAAGAGGTTGTTAAACCGGCTTTCATTTTCACTTCACTTTGTGCAGCCTTGCACGGCCCGTTTTTGTCGTCTGTTGTTGGTTTTTTGACTGTGATAATTTCCGATGTGGCAAAAGAATGGTTGATTGGTTTGGGCAGTTTTTTGCTTGCCGTTAAACTTGCCATTTTTGGACTCTTTGTTGGCTTTACTTTTAAAAAGACAAATCGTTTGCTGATTTCTTTGATTTGTTGCTTTGTGATCATCAAGGTTGTAGAACTAATTTTAACGCTTTGGAAAGGGGTTTTTTCTTTCTCAAACTTTTTACTTGATTTTCTCAACTTGATGTTGTTACTAACAGTAGTACCTGTTTTTTGGAAAATTCTGGTAAAATCGTTCAAGAAACCAAAAGGAGGTAGAGAGGTATGA